The following coding sequences are from one Gossypium hirsutum isolate 1008001.06 chromosome A12, Gossypium_hirsutum_v2.1, whole genome shotgun sequence window:
- the LOC107936867 gene encoding berberine bridge enzyme-like 28, translating into MFPFLIVVLFPLSWKISDSTQPAEEFLHCLSLRFHNSSSISELVYTQHNSSYSSVLKSSAQNFRLSTPSTPTPLVIITPLHASHIQATVHCCKKHGLQLRIRSGGHDFEGLSYTTTYEIPFVVIDLLNLRSVRINVEKGTAWVESGAKVGELYYEIAKRSRTLAFPAGIGHTVGVGGHLSGGGFGLLFRKYGLAADNVIDARLIDVKERILDRKSMGEDLFWAIRGGGGVSFGIVLAWKLKLVAVPAIVTVFTVSKTLEQNATKLVHRWQYIAHKLPKEIHMSIGISRVKSNENEKMTIQASFRAVFLGSIYELLPLMEEKFPQLGIVKEDCFEMGWAESNIYSTQFPIGVPLETLLNRNRKSILSKLFFKAKSDYVKQPIPEITFEGLWTKFYKEEAKSAIMVFVAYGGKMDEILETETPFPHRAGNLYSISYVVDWEEEENKNSEKFMSWIRRIHNYMTPYVSKSPREVYVNFRDLDIGTNEINDKENSHEQAKIWGIKYFKNNFDRLVHVKTMIGPENFFRHEQSVPPLPCLLKKGANSNSLGSL; encoded by the exons ATGTTCCCATTTCTTATTGTTGTTTTATTTCCCTTGTCATGGAAAATTAGTGATTCAACTCAGCCAGCTGAGGAATTTCTTCATTGCCTTTCCCTTCGTTTTCACAACTCTTCTTCCATATCAGAACTCGTTTACACACAACATAATTCATCATACTCCTCTGTTTTGAAGTCATCAGCTCAAAATTTCAGATTATCAACACCATCTACGCCTACACCTTTGGTCATTATAACACCACTCCACGCATCCCACATCCAAGCAACTGTTCATTGTTGCAAAAAACATGGACTGCAACTCAGAATTCGAAGTGGGGGTCATGATTTTGAGGGTCTTTCTTATACTACAACTTATGAAATTCCGTTTGTGGTGATCGATTTGTTGAATCTTCGATCCGTTCGGATTAATGTTGAAAAAGGTACAGCATGGGTTGAATCCGGTGCAAAAGTTGGTGAATTGTACTATGAAATTGCTAAGAGAAGTAGAACGCTTGCCTTTCCTGCTGGTATTGGACACACCGTGGGTGTTGGTGGGCATTTGAGTGGAGGTGGCTTTGGCTTATTATTTCGAAAATATGGTCTTGCTGCTGACAATGTAATCGATGCTCGTTTAATCGATGTTAAAGAGAGAATTCTTGATAGAAAATCAATGGGAGAAGATTTGTTTTGGGCCATTCGAGGTGGTGGTGGGGT TAG CTTTGGGATAGTCCTTGCTTGGAAATTGAAATTAGTTGCAGTTCCAGCTATTGTTACTGTTTTTACAGTAAGCAAAACGTTAGAGCAAAATGCAACCAAACTTGTTCATCGATGGCAGTATATTGCGCACAAGCTTCCCAAAGAAATCCACATGAGCATCGGTATATCAAGGGTGAAATCAAATGAAAATGAGAAGATGACAATTCAAGCAAGTTTTAGAGCTGTATTTCTTGGAAGCATTTATGAGCTTCTTCCACTGATGGAAGAGAAATTCCCTCAACTTGGAATAGTGAAAGAAGATTGCTTTGAAATGGGTTGGGCTGAATCTAATATTTACTCTACCCAATTTCCAATCGGAGTACCGTTGGAAACTTTACTCAATAGGAACCGTAAGTCAATTCTTTCAAAATTGTTCTTTAAAGCAAAATCTGATTATGTAAAACAGCCTATTCCTGAAATAACATTTGAAGGATTGTGGACCAAGTTTTACAAGGAAGAAGCGAAATCAGCAATTATGGTATTTGTGGCTTATGGAGGGAAGATGGATGAGATTCTCGAGACTGAAACTCCATTTCCTCACAGAGCTGGCAACCTCTACAGCATATCATACGTGGTGGATTGGGAAGAAGAGGAAAATAAAAACTCTGAGAAGTTCATGAGTTGGATAAGGAGAATTCACAATTACATGACGCCATATGTTTCAAAATCTCCGCGAGAAGTGTATGTTAATTTCAGAGACCTTGATATTGGGACTAATGAAATTAATGACAAAGAAAATAGCCACGAACAAGCCAAGATTTGGGGTATTAAatactttaaaaacaattttgaCAGGTTAGTGCATGTAAAAACAATGATTGGTCCTGAAAATTTCTTCAGGCATGAACAAAGTGTCCCTCCTCTTCCATGTTTGTTGAAGAAGGGAGCAAACTCGAACAGCTTGGGAAGCTTGTAA